The Pseudomonas sp. FP2309 genome has a window encoding:
- a CDS encoding ATP-binding protein: protein MIRSLRVRLMLAAATLAVLFMLALLPAMQGAFSLALQDSIEQRLASDVTTLISAARIENNRLQMPAQLPDERFNLADSRLLGYIYDREGHLVWRSRATREENINYKPRYDGRGNEFARIREADGQEFFVYDVEVRLLGGKSAAFSIVALQPVREYQLTLEGLRENLYLGFGAALLVLLTLLWLGLTWGLQALRRLSQELDQIEGGTRESLSEQHPRELLRLTGSLNRLLHSEREQRARYRDSLDDLAHSLKTPLAVLQGVSEDMAQRREERDQAWVLQSQIERMSQQIGYQLQRASLRKSGLVRHQVRLEPVLQSLCDTLGKVYRDKDVAVSFDLPQACDVPIEKGALLELLGNLLENAYRLCLSEVRISLVESLEGIELCIEDDGPGVPPDQRARILQRGERLDRQHPGQGIGLAVVKDIIESYGARLTLGDSPLGGAAFKIHFPAL from the coding sequence TTGATTCGTTCTTTACGTGTGCGCCTGATGCTGGCGGCCGCCACCTTGGCCGTGCTGTTTATGCTGGCCTTGTTGCCCGCCATGCAAGGTGCGTTCAGCCTGGCGTTGCAGGACTCCATTGAACAACGCCTCGCCTCGGACGTGACCACCCTGATTTCCGCCGCGCGGATCGAAAACAATCGCCTGCAGATGCCGGCGCAGTTGCCCGACGAGCGCTTCAACCTCGCCGACAGTCGGCTGCTCGGTTATATCTACGACCGTGAAGGCCACCTGGTATGGCGCTCGCGGGCGACTCGCGAAGAAAACATCAACTACAAGCCGCGCTACGACGGGCGCGGTAACGAATTTGCGCGGATCCGCGAGGCTGACGGCCAGGAGTTCTTCGTATATGACGTCGAGGTCAGGTTGCTCGGCGGCAAGAGCGCCGCGTTCAGTATCGTGGCCCTGCAACCGGTGCGCGAATACCAACTGACCCTCGAAGGCCTGCGCGAAAACCTTTACCTGGGCTTCGGTGCCGCGTTGCTGGTGTTGCTGACCTTGCTGTGGCTGGGCCTGACCTGGGGCCTGCAAGCGTTGCGACGCTTAAGCCAGGAGCTTGACCAGATCGAAGGCGGCACCCGCGAAAGCCTCTCCGAGCAGCACCCTCGCGAATTATTGCGCCTTACCGGTTCCCTCAACCGCTTGCTGCACAGCGAGCGGGAGCAGCGCGCGCGTTACCGCGATTCGCTGGATGACCTGGCCCACAGTCTGAAAACCCCGCTCGCCGTGTTGCAGGGCGTGAGCGAAGACATGGCCCAGCGCCGCGAAGAGCGCGATCAGGCCTGGGTGCTGCAATCGCAGATCGAACGCATGAGCCAGCAGATCGGCTACCAGTTACAGCGCGCCAGCCTGCGCAAAAGCGGCCTGGTACGCCATCAGGTTCGCCTGGAGCCGGTACTGCAAAGCCTGTGCGATACGTTGGGCAAGGTGTACCGCGACAAAGACGTAGCGGTGTCCTTTGACTTGCCGCAGGCCTGTGATGTGCCGATCGAGAAGGGCGCGTTGCTTGAGTTGCTCGGCAACCTGCTGGAAAACGCCTATCGGCTGTGTCTGAGCGAGGTGCGTATCAGCCTGGTGGAAAGCCTCGAAGGCATCGAGTTGTGCATCGAGGATGACGGTCCAGGCGTGCCGCCGGACCAACGTGCGCGAATTCTGCAGCGCGGTGAACGGCTGGACCGCCAGCACCCTGGGCAGGGTATCGGGCTGGCAGTGGTCAAGGACATCATCGAAAGTTACGGTGCGCGGCTGACGCTGGGGGATTCACCGCTGGGCGGTGCCGCATTCAAGATTCACTTCCCGGCGCTCTAG
- a CDS encoding 4'-phosphopantetheinyl transferase has product MTPLPACCTPLDAHWPLPEPLPGTVFLSTRFDPALLTAADFQRCAVLPPASIQRSVAKRQAEFLAGRLCARAALQQLGHPDCIPAIGEDRAPVWPASITGSITHSTGHAAAIVGHKTHWRGLGMDVENLLSLERAERLAGEILTADELQRLAHLPREQIAQWVTLTFSVKESLFKALYPIVQKRFYFEHAEVLEWSDSGAVRLRLLTDLSGEWCHGKQLSAQFTVHDGQLLSLVAIPAQTFS; this is encoded by the coding sequence ATGACGCCCTTACCCGCTTGCTGCACCCCACTCGACGCCCATTGGCCGCTGCCCGAACCTTTGCCGGGCACGGTGTTTCTGAGCACCCGCTTCGACCCCGCTTTATTGACGGCCGCTGATTTCCAGCGCTGCGCCGTGCTGCCACCGGCAAGCATCCAGCGTTCTGTGGCCAAGCGTCAGGCCGAGTTTCTGGCCGGTCGCCTGTGCGCACGGGCCGCCTTGCAACAGCTCGGTCATCCAGACTGCATCCCCGCGATCGGCGAAGACCGTGCGCCGGTATGGCCCGCCTCTATCACCGGTTCCATCACCCACAGCACCGGGCATGCCGCAGCAATTGTCGGGCACAAGACGCACTGGCGCGGTCTGGGGATGGACGTGGAGAACCTGCTGAGCCTGGAACGGGCCGAGCGTCTGGCCGGGGAAATCCTCACCGCCGACGAACTGCAACGCCTGGCCCACTTGCCGCGCGAGCAGATTGCCCAATGGGTGACGCTCACGTTTTCAGTCAAGGAAAGCCTGTTCAAGGCGCTCTATCCTATCGTGCAAAAGCGCTTCTACTTTGAGCACGCCGAGGTGCTGGAATGGTCCGATTCGGGGGCCGTCAGGCTGCGATTGCTGACAGACCTGTCGGGTGAGTGGTGCCATGGCAAGCAGTTGTCGGCACAATTTACCGTGCATGACGGGCAGTTGCTGAGCCTGGTGGCGATCCCGGCTCAGACTTTTTCCTGA
- a CDS encoding AraC family transcriptional regulator — protein MRERTIASHYARAALGGARRVGYDCSELLQQAGITPQLLSEPRARIAPEQFTRLLQMLWLALDDEYLGFADGVSKRGTFAMMCHALIHCRTLEKALERGLLFYGLFPQGLRWQLTREGEMARLSLDDSPLWDPDHFLSECLLVIWHRLGSWLIGQRIRLHQATFSYPMPAHAAEYDLLFPCPLVFGAPISSLVFPARYLSLPLLQDERTLKHFLERSPADLLSRPDEGDSLSSQLRRLLSRDRTPWPDLEAVAQHLHISPQTLRRHLREEGTSFQALKDELRRDIAIYHLGRADLSLQEIAEQLGFSEPSAFHRAFKKWTGLTPGAYRAQEH, from the coding sequence ATGCGTGAACGTACCATCGCCAGTCATTACGCCCGAGCGGCCCTCGGCGGTGCGCGTCGGGTCGGCTACGATTGCTCGGAGTTGCTGCAGCAGGCGGGTATCACCCCGCAATTGCTCAGCGAACCCCGCGCCCGCATCGCCCCGGAGCAATTTACCCGCCTGCTGCAAATGCTCTGGCTGGCGCTGGACGACGAATACCTGGGATTCGCCGATGGCGTGAGTAAGCGCGGCACCTTCGCCATGATGTGCCACGCACTGATCCACTGCCGCACCCTGGAGAAGGCTCTGGAACGCGGCTTATTATTTTATGGCTTATTCCCACAAGGTCTGCGCTGGCAGCTGACACGGGAAGGCGAAATGGCGCGCCTGAGCCTGGACGACTCACCGCTCTGGGACCCGGATCACTTCCTCAGCGAGTGCTTGCTAGTGATCTGGCATCGCCTGGGCAGTTGGCTGATCGGCCAGCGTATCCGGTTGCATCAGGCCACATTCAGCTACCCGATGCCGGCCCACGCCGCTGAATACGACCTGCTGTTTCCCTGCCCTCTAGTATTCGGCGCACCGATCAGCAGCCTGGTGTTTCCCGCTCGCTACTTGAGCCTGCCACTGTTGCAGGACGAACGCACCCTCAAGCATTTTCTTGAGCGCTCCCCCGCCGACCTGCTCTCACGCCCGGACGAAGGCGATAGCTTGAGCAGCCAGTTGCGCCGCTTGCTCAGCCGCGACCGAACGCCGTGGCCGGACCTGGAAGCCGTCGCCCAGCATCTGCACATCAGTCCGCAAACCCTGCGTCGGCATCTGCGCGAGGAAGGCACCAGTTTTCAGGCGCTCAAGGATGAGCTGCGGCGGGACATCGCCATCTACCACCTGGGGCGTGCGGACTTGTCGTTACAGGAGATCGCCGAGCAGTTGGGGTTTTCCGAACCGTCGGCGTTTCATCGGGCCTTCAAGAAGTGGACAGGGCTGACCCCCGGCGCCTATCGCGCGCAGGAACACTAG
- a CDS encoding XdhC family protein, translating to MDSVDLNVLRSVLQWRRAGQRVVLYSVVQTWGSAPRPPGAMLALRGDGVVIGSVSGGCIEDDLIARLQDGRLAADGPPVQLVTYGVTRDEAARFGLPCGGTLRLTEERVDDWEWVAQLLARCEDHQIVARELNLTTGEVILSGASKTDVVSFDGERLRAIYGPRWRLLLIGAGQLSRYVAEMARLLDFEVLICDPREEFVYGWEEQHGRFVPGMPDEAVLTIQTDERTAIVCLTHDPRLDDMALLTALNSSAFYIGALGSRVNTQKRRETLAALGLSAEAIARLHGPIGLHIGSHTPAEIALSLMAEIVAIKNGVAPMQKKPLPVLAE from the coding sequence ATGGACAGTGTGGATCTGAATGTCCTGCGCAGCGTGCTCCAATGGCGCCGCGCCGGGCAGCGAGTGGTGTTGTACAGCGTGGTCCAGACCTGGGGCAGTGCCCCACGCCCGCCGGGGGCAATGCTGGCCTTGCGCGGCGATGGCGTGGTGATTGGCTCGGTTTCGGGTGGGTGCATCGAGGATGACTTGATCGCCCGTCTACAGGATGGCCGCCTGGCCGCTGACGGCCCGCCCGTGCAGTTGGTGACCTACGGCGTCACCCGCGATGAGGCGGCGCGTTTCGGCTTGCCGTGCGGCGGGACGTTGCGCCTGACCGAAGAGCGCGTGGACGATTGGGAGTGGGTCGCGCAGTTGCTGGCGCGCTGTGAGGACCATCAGATTGTCGCCCGGGAACTGAACCTGACCACCGGCGAAGTTATCTTGAGCGGCGCGAGCAAGACCGATGTGGTGAGTTTTGACGGCGAACGTTTGCGAGCGATCTACGGTCCGCGCTGGCGCCTGCTGTTGATCGGTGCCGGGCAACTGTCACGTTACGTGGCCGAAATGGCGCGCTTGCTGGATTTCGAGGTGCTGATCTGCGACCCGCGTGAAGAGTTCGTGTACGGCTGGGAGGAGCAGCATGGCCGCTTTGTACCGGGCATGCCGGATGAAGCGGTACTCACTATCCAGACCGATGAGCGTACAGCGATTGTCTGCCTCACTCATGACCCGCGCCTTGACGATATGGCCTTGCTGACCGCGTTGAACTCCAGTGCCTTCTACATCGGTGCGTTGGGATCGCGGGTCAACACTCAGAAACGCCGGGAAACCCTGGCTGCCCTGGGCTTATCGGCAGAGGCGATTGCGCGGCTGCACGGGCCGATCGGATTGCATATCGGCAGCCATACACCGGCGGAGATCGCGCTGTCGCTGATGGCGGAAATTGTCGCGATCAAAAACGGTGTGGCGCCGATGCAGAAGAAGCCCCTGCCGGTGCTGGCCGAGTGA
- the rluC gene encoding 23S rRNA pseudouridine(955/2504/2580) synthase RluC, with amino-acid sequence MTTTAPQTPSVQLLEVSPEYAGQRIDNFLLARLKGVPKTLIYRILRKGEVRVNKGRIKPEYKLQAGDIVRVPPVRVPERDEPVPLAQGLLQRLEASIIFEDSKLIVINKPCGIAVHGGSGLNFGVIEAFRQLRPDAKELELVHRLDRDTSGLLMIAKKRSMLRHLHTALRGDGVDKRYMALVRGNWASSIKSVRAPLQKSNLRSGERMVEVDEEGKEALTLFKVLRRFGDFATMVEAKPVTGRTHQIRVHTLHAGHCIAGDTKYGDEGFSKEIRDLGGKRLFLHAYMLTVPLPDGGELKLQAPVDEMWAKTVERLSVAP; translated from the coding sequence ATGACGACTACCGCCCCCCAGACCCCCAGCGTCCAGCTGCTTGAGGTCTCGCCGGAATATGCCGGCCAACGCATCGACAATTTTCTCCTGGCCAGGCTCAAAGGCGTGCCCAAGACCTTGATTTACCGCATCTTGCGTAAAGGTGAAGTGCGCGTGAACAAGGGCCGGATCAAGCCCGAGTACAAGCTGCAGGCGGGCGATATCGTCCGTGTGCCGCCAGTTCGCGTGCCTGAACGTGATGAGCCTGTTCCGCTGGCACAGGGCCTGCTGCAACGCCTGGAAGCCTCGATCATCTTCGAAGACAGCAAGCTGATCGTGATCAACAAGCCCTGCGGCATCGCGGTGCACGGTGGCAGCGGTTTGAACTTCGGCGTGATCGAAGCCTTTCGCCAGTTGCGTCCGGATGCCAAGGAACTCGAGTTGGTCCATCGCCTGGACCGCGATACTTCCGGCCTGCTGATGATCGCCAAAAAGCGCAGCATGTTGCGCCACCTGCACACCGCCCTGCGCGGCGATGGCGTGGACAAGCGCTATATGGCGTTGGTGCGTGGTAACTGGGCCAGCTCGATCAAGAGCGTTCGCGCACCGTTGCAGAAGAGCAACCTGCGCTCCGGCGAACGTATGGTCGAAGTGGACGAGGAGGGCAAAGAAGCCCTGACCCTGTTCAAGGTGCTGCGCCGCTTCGGCGACTTCGCCACCATGGTCGAGGCCAAGCCCGTGACCGGGCGCACCCACCAGATTCGCGTGCATACCCTGCATGCAGGCCACTGCATCGCGGGCGACACCAAATACGGGGACGAAGGTTTCTCCAAGGAAATCCGTGATTTGGGTGGCAAGCGTCTGTTCTTGCACGCTTACATGCTTACCGTGCCGCTGCCGGATGGTGGTGAGTTGAAGCTGCAGGCGCCGGTCGACGAGATGTGGGCCAAGACTGTGGAGCGCTTGAGTGTCGCGCCTTGA
- the rne gene encoding ribonuclease E has translation MKRMLINATQPEELRVALVDGQRLYDLDIESGAREQKKANIYKGRITRIEPSLEAAFVDFGSERHGFLPLKEISREYFKKAPEGRVNIKDVLSEGQEVIVQVEKEERGNKGAALTTFISLAGRYLVLMPNNPRAGGISRRIEGEERNELREALNGLIAPADMGLIVRTAGLGRSSEEMQWDLDYLLQLWTAIKEASLDRSAPFLIYQESNVIIRAIRDYLRQDIGEVLIDSVEAQDEALTFIRQVMPQYASKIKLYEDSVPLFNRFQIESQIETAFQRVVELPSGGSIVIDPTEALVSIDINSARATKGSDIEETALQTNLEAAEEIARQLRLRDIGGLIVIDFIDMTPAKNQRAVEEKVRECLEADRARVQVGRISRFGLLEMSRQRLRPSLGESSGIVCPRCNGTGIIRDVESLSLAILRLIEEEALKDRTAEVRAQVPIPVAAFLLNEKRNSITKIELRTRARIVILPNDHLETPHFEVQRLRDDSPEAHSGQSSYEIAAAAAEVEEVQPAAATRTLVRQEAAVKTAPARANAPVPVEAAAPVAAPATLPEPSLFKGLVKSLVSLFASKEEPAAPVVVEKPASERPARNEERRNGRQQSRNRNGRRDEERKPREERAPREERAPREERAPREERAPREAREDTPTVAREERAPREERAPRTPRAPREDRKPRGEREERVRELREPLDAAPAVAGAATASTEERPARQPREERAPREERQPRPPREERQPRAEQAAAASEEEEVLTGEEQLQEDGQEGAEGDRPRRRSRGQRRRSNRRERQRDANGNVIEGSEETGENAEAATGEPSGAELAAGLAVTPAVASSVISAPAEAQAHEQAERATAAVEETVAAQTPVAEAPAVETPVVEATTPIQAPVVPEVEVAPLRDAQPETEAVVAEPAPAVEPQPVVETVAETPVVEAPVVEEAAPAVREVREEQTAFQWTAEPAAPVEAPAPAPVVEEAPAPVADAVEVAPVVVAEPAPVVEAPAVAEVEAPVVEAPAVSALTENGRAPNDPREVRRRRKEAEAAAAAAAAAAPVVVEASAPVAETVVEQADAEAVLEHKAQEEEHEPKPLV, from the coding sequence ATGAAAAGAATGCTGATTAACGCAACTCAACCCGAAGAGTTGCGTGTTGCACTGGTAGATGGCCAACGCCTCTACGACCTGGACATCGAATCCGGTGCACGCGAGCAAAAGAAGGCCAACATCTATAAAGGCCGTATTACTCGCATCGAACCAAGCCTTGAGGCTGCCTTTGTCGATTTCGGCTCCGAGCGCCACGGCTTCCTGCCCCTCAAAGAAATCTCCCGCGAATACTTCAAGAAAGCCCCCGAAGGCCGCGTGAACATCAAGGACGTCCTGAGCGAAGGCCAGGAAGTCATCGTCCAGGTCGAAAAAGAAGAACGTGGCAACAAGGGCGCAGCCCTGACCACCTTCATCAGCCTGGCCGGTCGTTACCTCGTCCTGATGCCGAACAACCCACGTGCCGGCGGTATCTCCCGTCGCATCGAAGGCGAAGAGCGCAACGAACTGCGTGAAGCGCTCAACGGCCTGATCGCACCGGCCGACATGGGCCTGATCGTGCGCACTGCCGGCCTGGGCCGCAGCAGCGAAGAAATGCAGTGGGACCTCGACTACCTGCTGCAACTGTGGACCGCCATCAAAGAAGCGTCCCTGGATCGTTCCGCGCCGTTCCTGATCTATCAGGAAAGCAACGTGATCATCCGCGCTATTCGCGATTACCTGCGCCAGGACATCGGCGAAGTACTGATCGACAGCGTTGAAGCCCAGGACGAAGCCCTGACCTTCATCCGCCAGGTGATGCCGCAGTACGCCAGCAAGATCAAGCTCTACGAAGACAGCGTTCCGCTGTTCAACCGTTTCCAGATCGAAAGCCAGATCGAGACCGCTTTCCAGCGCGTGGTCGAACTGCCTTCCGGCGGCTCCATCGTGATCGACCCGACCGAAGCCTTGGTGTCCATCGACATCAACTCGGCGCGTGCGACCAAAGGCAGCGACATCGAAGAAACCGCCCTGCAGACCAACCTGGAAGCGGCTGAAGAAATCGCCCGCCAGTTGCGCCTGCGTGATATCGGCGGCCTGATCGTGATCGACTTCATCGACATGACCCCCGCCAAGAACCAGCGCGCTGTAGAAGAGAAAGTCCGCGAATGCCTGGAAGCTGACCGCGCTCGTGTGCAGGTCGGCCGCATCTCGCGCTTCGGCCTGCTGGAAATGTCCCGTCAGCGCCTGCGCCCATCCCTGGGCGAAAGCAGCGGCATCGTCTGCCCGCGTTGCAACGGCACCGGCATCATCCGTGACGTTGAATCGCTGTCCCTGGCGATCCTGCGCCTGATCGAAGAAGAAGCCCTGAAAGACCGCACCGCCGAAGTCCGCGCGCAAGTGCCGATCCCGGTTGCAGCGTTCCTGCTCAACGAAAAACGCAACTCGATCACCAAGATCGAACTGCGCACCCGTGCGCGTATCGTGATCCTGCCGAACGATCACCTCGAAACGCCGCACTTCGAAGTGCAACGCCTGCGTGACGACAGCCCGGAGGCCCACAGCGGCCAATCGAGCTATGAAATCGCCGCTGCCGCTGCCGAAGTGGAAGAAGTCCAGCCAGCCGCCGCGACCCGCACCCTGGTTCGCCAGGAAGCAGCCGTGAAGACCGCGCCAGCCCGTGCCAATGCACCGGTACCGGTTGAAGCCGCCGCTCCGGTTGCCGCGCCGGCCACCCTGCCCGAGCCAAGCCTGTTCAAGGGCCTGGTGAAGTCGTTGGTCAGCCTGTTCGCCAGCAAGGAAGAGCCTGCCGCTCCGGTCGTGGTTGAAAAACCAGCGTCCGAGCGTCCGGCACGCAACGAAGAGCGTCGCAACGGTCGCCAGCAGAGCCGTAACCGCAACGGTCGTCGTGACGAAGAGCGCAAGCCTCGCGAAGAGCGTGCACCGCGTGAAGAACGCGCGCCACGTGAAGAGCGTGCACCGCGTGAAGAGCGTGCACCTCGCGAAGCCCGTGAAGACACACCGACCGTGGCCCGTGAAGAACGTGCACCGCGCGAAGAGCGCGCACCACGCACACCACGTGCCCCACGCGAAGACCGCAAGCCACGTGGCGAGCGTGAAGAGCGCGTGCGTGAACTGCGTGAGCCCCTGGACGCCGCGCCAGCCGTTGCTGGCGCAGCCACCGCCTCCACCGAAGAACGTCCGGCTCGTCAGCCACGTGAAGAGCGCGCTCCCCGCGAAGAGCGCCAACCGCGCCCGCCGCGTGAAGAGCGTCAACCACGCGCCGAACAAGCCGCTGCCGCCAGTGAAGAAGAAGAAGTACTGACCGGCGAAGAGCAACTGCAGGAAGACGGGCAGGAAGGCGCCGAAGGCGATCGTCCACGCCGCCGCTCCCGTGGTCAGCGTCGTCGCAGCAACCGTCGTGAGCGCCAGCGTGATGCCAACGGCAACGTGATTGAGGGCTCGGAAGAGACCGGCGAGAACGCAGAAGCTGCCACCGGCGAACCGTCTGGCGCCGAACTGGCTGCCGGCCTGGCCGTTACCCCTGCCGTTGCCAGCTCGGTCATCAGCGCCCCGGCTGAAGCCCAGGCTCACGAACAGGCTGAACGCGCCACTGCCGCGGTAGAAGAAACCGTTGCCGCACAAACGCCGGTTGCCGAGGCCCCAGCGGTTGAGACGCCTGTCGTTGAAGCCACTACCCCGATCCAGGCCCCAGTGGTTCCGGAAGTAGAAGTAGCACCGCTTCGCGACGCCCAGCCGGAAACCGAGGCTGTTGTCGCTGAACCTGCGCCAGCGGTTGAGCCTCAGCCTGTGGTTGAGACCGTTGCTGAAACGCCGGTTGTTGAAGCCCCGGTTGTCGAAGAAGCCGCCCCGGCAGTGCGTGAAGTTCGCGAAGAACAGACCGCCTTCCAATGGACCGCCGAACCCGCCGCCCCGGTTGAAGCACCCGCACCTGCGCCAGTCGTAGAAGAAGCACCTGCACCGGTTGCCGACGCGGTTGAAGTGGCCCCGGTAGTGGTTGCCGAACCTGCGCCGGTAGTTGAAGCGCCGGCCGTTGCTGAAGTCGAAGCGCCTGTGGTTGAAGCCCCTGCTGTCAGCGCCCTGACCGAAAACGGCCGCGCGCCGAACGACCCACGTGAAGTGCGTCGCCGTCGCAAGGAAGCTGAAGCCGCCGCTGCAGCAGCTGCCGCCGCCGCTCCAGTCGTAGTCGAAGCATCCGCCCCGGTTGCTGAAACCGTGGTTGAGCAAGCGGACGCTGAAGCAGTGCTAGAGCACAAGGCCCAGGAAGAAGAGCACGAGCCTAAACCCCTCGTCTGA
- a CDS encoding nucleotidyltransferase family protein, with protein MTLAAIVLAAGQGSRFRAEAGKDQDKLLAPCVGRDGVTRPVIEQVLVSLPPSVVERWVVTSPERKEVIRFAEAYGCQVLLLESAGMGDSIAAGVAASATAHGWLVVLGDMPFIQSSTIERVIDALEGINVPLHAGRYGHPVAFAHAFGPALMALTGDRGAKPLFTQAAVKEVPVDDPGVLWDVDVPALLHYR; from the coding sequence GTGACGCTTGCGGCGATTGTGCTGGCGGCAGGGCAGGGCAGCCGATTTCGCGCCGAGGCGGGGAAGGATCAGGATAAGTTGCTGGCGCCCTGCGTCGGTCGTGACGGCGTGACACGCCCGGTGATCGAACAGGTGCTGGTGAGTTTGCCGCCGAGTGTGGTGGAGCGCTGGGTGGTGACCTCCCCTGAGCGTAAGGAAGTCATTCGGTTCGCCGAGGCTTACGGCTGCCAGGTCTTGCTGCTGGAATCGGCCGGCATGGGCGACAGTATTGCCGCAGGCGTTGCGGCCAGTGCAACGGCGCATGGCTGGCTGGTGGTACTGGGGGATATGCCGTTTATTCAGTCCTCGACCATTGAGCGGGTGATTGATGCCCTGGAAGGCATCAATGTGCCCCTGCATGCCGGGCGGTATGGACATCCAGTTGCGTTTGCTCACGCCTTCGGGCCTGCCTTGATGGCGTTGACGGGGGATCGCGGCGCCAAACCGCTGTTTACGCAGGCGGCGGTGAAGGAAGTACCAGTGGATGATCCGGGTGTGTTGTGGGACGTGGATGTGCCTGCGTTATTGCATTACCGCTGA
- a CDS encoding dicarboxylate/amino acid:cation symporter, with translation MTTRQPIYKSLYFQVIVAIVIGILLGHFYPQTGVALKPLGDGFIKLIKMVIAPIIFCTVVSGIAGMQSMKSVGKTGGYALLYFEIVSTIALLIGLVVVNVVQPGAGMHIDVATLDASKVAAYVTAGKDQSIVGFILNVIPNTIVGAFANGDILQVLMFSVIFGFALHRLGAYGKPVLDFIDRFAHVMFNIINMIMKLAPIGALGAMAFTIGAYGVGSLVQLGQLMICFYITCILFVLVVLGGICRAHGFSVLKLIRYIREELLIVLGTSSSESALPRMLIKMERLGAKKSVVGLVIPTGYSFNLDGTSIYLTMAAVFIAQATDTHMDITHQITLLLVLLLSSKGAAGVTGSGFIVLAATLSAVGHLPVAGLALILGIDRFMSEARALTNLVGNAVATIVVAKWVKELDTDKLQSELASGGTGISETREVDDLGVAEGPAPAVK, from the coding sequence ATGACGACTCGTCAGCCAATCTACAAATCCCTGTATTTCCAGGTGATCGTTGCAATCGTTATCGGTATTTTGCTCGGTCACTTCTACCCGCAAACCGGTGTGGCGCTCAAGCCGCTGGGTGACGGGTTTATCAAACTGATCAAAATGGTCATCGCCCCGATCATCTTCTGCACCGTTGTCAGCGGCATCGCTGGCATGCAAAGCATGAAATCGGTCGGCAAAACCGGCGGCTACGCGCTGCTGTACTTCGAAATCGTCTCCACCATCGCCCTGCTGATCGGCCTGGTCGTGGTCAACGTTGTGCAACCGGGCGCCGGCATGCACATCGACGTTGCGACCCTGGACGCTTCCAAAGTCGCGGCTTACGTGACGGCCGGTAAAGACCAGAGCATCGTTGGCTTTATCCTCAACGTGATTCCTAACACTATTGTCGGCGCGTTCGCCAACGGCGACATCCTGCAAGTGCTGATGTTCTCGGTGATCTTCGGTTTCGCCTTGCACCGCCTGGGTGCCTACGGCAAGCCGGTGCTGGACTTCATCGATCGCTTTGCCCACGTGATGTTCAACATCATCAACATGATCATGAAGCTCGCGCCAATCGGTGCCCTGGGCGCCATGGCCTTCACCATCGGTGCCTACGGTGTGGGTTCGCTGGTGCAGTTGGGCCAGTTGATGATCTGCTTCTACATCACCTGCATTCTGTTTGTGCTGGTGGTGCTGGGTGGTATCTGCCGCGCTCACGGTTTCAGCGTGTTGAAGCTGATCCGCTACATCCGTGAAGAGCTGTTGATCGTGCTGGGCACGTCCTCCTCCGAGTCCGCACTGCCACGCATGCTGATCAAGATGGAGCGTCTGGGCGCGAAGAAATCCGTGGTCGGCCTGGTGATCCCGACTGGCTACTCGTTCAACCTGGACGGTACGTCGATCTACCTGACCATGGCGGCCGTGTTCATCGCTCAGGCGACTGATACCCACATGGACATCACCCACCAGATCACCCTGTTGCTGGTGCTGCTGCTGTCCTCCAAAGGCGCTGCCGGTGTAACCGGTTCGGGCTTCATCGTGTTGGCGGCAACCCTGTCGGCGGTTGGCCATCTGCCGGTTGCCGGCCTGGCGCTGATTCTGGGTATTGACCGCTTCATGTCCGAAGCCCGCGCGCTGACCAACCTGGTGGGTAACGCCGTTGCCACCATCGTTGTGGCCAAGTGGGTCAAGGAGCTGGACACCGACAAGCTGCAAAGCGAGCTGGCGTCCGGCGGTACCGGTATTTCCGAAACCCGCGAAGTCGATGACCTCGGCGTAGCCGAAGGCCCTGCACCGGCCGTCAAGTAA
- a CDS encoding response regulator, with translation MKLLVVEDEALLRHHLFTRLTDSGHVVEAVANAEEALYQTGQFNHDLAIIDLGLPGMGGLDLIRQLRAQAKTFPILILTARGNWQDKVEGLAAGADDYVVKPFQFEELEARMNALLRRSSGFTQSTIVAGPLLLDLNRKQACLDEQPLALTAYEYRILEYLMRHHQQVVAKDRLMEQLYPDDDERDPNVIEVLVGRLRRKLEGPAGFKPIDTVRGLGYLFNERCR, from the coding sequence ATGAAATTGCTGGTGGTGGAAGATGAGGCGCTGCTGCGCCATCACCTGTTTACCCGCCTGACCGACAGCGGCCACGTGGTCGAAGCCGTGGCCAACGCCGAAGAGGCCCTGTACCAGACCGGCCAATTCAATCATGACCTGGCGATCATCGACCTGGGCCTGCCCGGCATGGGCGGCCTGGACCTGATCCGGCAGTTGCGCGCCCAGGCCAAGACTTTCCCGATCCTGATCCTCACCGCGCGCGGTAACTGGCAGGACAAGGTCGAGGGCCTGGCCGCCGGCGCCGACGACTACGTGGTCAAGCCATTCCAGTTCGAGGAACTGGAAGCGCGCATGAACGCCTTGTTGCGCCGCTCCAGCGGGTTCACCCAGTCGACCATCGTCGCCGGGCCTTTGCTGCTGGACCTCAACCGCAAGCAGGCGTGCCTGGATGAGCAGCCGTTGGCATTGACCGCCTACGAATACCGCATCCTCGAATACCTGATGCGCCATCACCAACAGGTTGTCGCCAAGGACCGCTTGATGGAACAGCTCTACCCCGATGACGACGAGCGCGATCCAAACGTGATCGAAGTGCTGGTCGGCCGCCTGCGTCGCAAGTTGGAAGGTCCGGCCGGGTTCAAGCCGATCGACACCGTGCGCGGCCTGGGCTACCTGTTCAATGAGCGCTGCCGTTGA